A single genomic interval of Pieris brassicae chromosome 14, ilPieBrab1.1, whole genome shotgun sequence harbors:
- the LOC123718192 gene encoding uncharacterized protein LOC123718192: protein MLPLMLVIIFLLMLPIILVLMLIIFLLMFPIMLVLMLPLMLVDQSA from the exons GCTACCTCTTATGCTTGTGATTATATTCCTGCTTATGCTCCCGATTATACTTGTGCTTATGCTT ATTATATTCCTGCTTATGTTCCCGATTATGCTTGTGCTTATGCTACCGCTTATGCTT GTGGATCAGTCTGCATGA